The genomic segment GTCGGCGTCCGTACGCGCCCGCTCCACCAGGGTGTTGCCCTCGACGGTGGCCTCCGAGGTGATCCGGACGGCCTCCTTGCGGGCGGCGTCGACCATGGTGTCGGCCTGCGCCTCCGACTCGGTGGCCGTCCGCAGAGCCTCCTCGCGCGCCTTGTTGATCAGCTGGTCCGCCTGCTCGGCCGCGTCCGCCCGGCGCTTGGCCGCCGCCTGGCGCGCCTCGTCCAGCGCGCGGTCGGCCTCCTCGCGGGCGTCGGCCAGCAGCTTCTCGGACGCCTCCTCCGCGTCGGTCCGCAGCTGGGCCGCCTCCTCGCGGGTGCGGGCCGCGTGCTCCTGCGCCGAGGCCAGGGTCTGCGCCGCCTCCGACCGCCGCCGCTCGGCCTCCGTCGTGGCCTCGCCGACGAGCTGGTTCGACGAGTCGGTCGCCTCCTGGAAGATCCGCTCGCCCTCGGACGTCGCCTCCGCGACCAGCCGGTCGGCCTGCGTCGCCGCGTCCGACCGCATGCGGTTGGCGTCCTCGCGGGCCTCCGCCCGCGACCGCGCGGCGTCGCGCTCGGCGGCGGCGAGGGCGTCGGACGCCTCGGTACGCACCCGCTGGCTGTACTCCGAGGCCTCCGCGCGCAGCCGCTCGGCCTCCGCGATCGCGTCGGTGACGGTCCGTTCGGCGAGCGCCTTCGCCGCGTCCGACTCCTCGGCCGCGACCCGGCGGACGCGGTTGGCGTCCTCGCCGGCCCGCTCCCGCTCGGCGGCGGCGTCGGCGCGCAGCCGGTCCGCCTCCTCGCTCGCCTCGGTCCGCGTCCGCGCGGCCTCCTGCTCGGCGGCCGTGCGCTGCGCGGCGATCTCCGTCTCGGCCTGCTCGTGCAGCCCGGCGACCGCGTCGCGCACCTGCTGGGCGGTCTGCTCGGCGGCGGCGACCATCTCCGCCGACCGGCTCTCCGCCTCCCCGACGAGCCGCTGCGCCTCGCTCTGCGCCTCCTCGACCCGCGTACGGGCGGACGCGAGGAGCTCCTCGCTCTGCTCCCGGGCCCGCTCGCGCTCCTGCCCGGCCTCGGACCGTGCGGCCTCCAGGGTCTCCTCGGCCGCGCGGCGGCGCCGGTTGGCCTCCTCCTGGGCGGCCTCCAGCGCCTCGGCCGCCTCGGTGGCGACGCGCTCGGCGGCGGCAGCCGCCTCGGCCCGCACCCGGTCGGCCGTCTCCTGCGCCTCGGACTTGAGGCGCTCCGCCTCGGCGGCCGCCTCGCCGCGCAGCCGTACGGCGACGGTCTCGCCCTCCGCACGCGACTGCGCCGCGTCGGCCGCGGCCTCGTCGCGCAGCCGCTGCGCCTCCGCCTCGGCCTGCTCCTGGAGGGTGCGCAGCCGCTCGGCGGCCTCGCCGCGCAGCCGCTCGGACTCCTCGGCCGTCTCGCGGCGGATGCGCTCCGCCTCCGTACGCGCCGTGCCGAGGGCCACCTCGGCGTTGGCGACCCGGGTCTCGGCGTCGGTGCGCAGCCGGTCCAGCTCGGCCGCGGCCTCCTCGGCGCGGGCGGCCACCTGGCGCTCGGTCTCGGCGCGGAGCTCGGCGGCGGCCTCCTCGGCCGCCGTCTTCGTGGACTCCGCCTGCTCCTCGGCCTCGGTGCGCGCGGTCTCGGCCTCGGCGCGGGCGCGCTCCAGCGACTCCTCGGCCTGCTTGCGCACGGCCGTCGCGCGCTCGCCCGCCTCGGTGCGGACCCGGTCGCTCTCGGTGGTGGCGGAGGCGCGCAGCTCCTCGGCGTCCGTCCTCGCCTTGGTCAGCAGCTCCTCGGCGGTGCGGGCCCCCTCCTCGATCTGCTGGACGGCCTCCCGGCGGGCCTCGCCCCGGATGCGCTCGCCCTCGGCGACCGCCTCGGAACGCAGCTGCTCGGCCTCGCCGCGCAGCCGGCGGGCCTCCTCCTGGAGCTCGACCGTCTTGGCCCGGTACTCCTTGGTGCCCTCCTCGGCGGCGCCCTTGAGCTGGTCGGCCTGCTCGGCGGCCTCGCTGCGCAGCCGGTCCGCCTCGGCCTCCGCCTCGCGGCGGACGCGCTCGGCCTCCTCGGCCGCGGCGCGGGTGGTGGACGACGCGTCCTCGGACGCCTTGGTCAGCACCTCCTCGGCGCTGCGGGCGGCCTTCGCGAGCTGGGCGGCGGTGTCCTCGGCAGCCGCCGTACGCGCCTTCTCGGCCGCCTCCGCGAGGAGCCGCTCGGCCTCGGCGCGGGCGTCGGCCAGGGACCGCTCGGCCTCTTCCTTCAGCGTCTCGGCGTTCTTGGTGGCCTCGCCGACGAGGCGGGCGATCTCCGACTTGGCGGTGCGGGTGCGCTGTTCGTTCTGCGACTCGGCGCCGGCCAGCGTCTTCGACGCGGACTCCTTCGCCTCGGAGAGCAGCTTCTCCGCCTCCAGCCGCGCCTCGCGCAGCCGGGTCTCGGCCTCCTGGGCGTGCTGCTCGGCGGCGCGCTGGAGTTCGGTGGCCTGC from the Streptomyces sp. NBC_01335 genome contains:
- the scy gene encoding polarized growth protein Scy, whose protein sequence is MRGYERQESHRAEDDHLSRFEAEMDRLKTDREKAVQHAEDLGYQVEVLRAKLHEARRSLATRPAYGGADLGYQAEQVLRDAQAQAEQLRADAERELRDARAQTQRILQEHAEHQARLQAELHNEAVQRRQRLDQELAERRQTVEAHVNENVAWAEQLRARTESQARRLMEESRAEAEQSVNAARSEAARVAEETRQRLGSEAETSRAEAEAILLRARRDAERMLSTAAGQAQEATQHAENLRSTTTAEADRARRQATELQRAAEQHAQEAETRLREARLEAEKLLSEAKESASKTLAGAESQNEQRTRTAKSEIARLVGEATKNAETLKEEAERSLADARAEAERLLAEAAEKARTAAAEDTAAQLAKAARSAEEVLTKASEDASSTTRAAAEEAERVRREAEAEADRLRSEAAEQADQLKGAAEEGTKEYRAKTVELQEEARRLRGEAEQLRSEAVAEGERIRGEARREAVQQIEEGARTAEELLTKARTDAEELRASATTESDRVRTEAGERATAVRKQAEESLERARAEAETARTEAEEQAESTKTAAEEAAAELRAETERQVAARAEEAAAELDRLRTDAETRVANAEVALGTARTEAERIRRETAEESERLRGEAAERLRTLQEQAEAEAQRLRDEAAADAAQSRAEGETVAVRLRGEAAAEAERLKSEAQETADRVRAEAAAAAERVATEAAEALEAAQEEANRRRRAAEETLEAARSEAGQERERAREQSEELLASARTRVEEAQSEAQRLVGEAESRSAEMVAAAEQTAQQVRDAVAGLHEQAETEIAAQRTAAEQEAARTRTEASEEADRLRADAAAERERAGEDANRVRRVAAEESDAAKALAERTVTDAIAEAERLRAEASEYSQRVRTEASDALAAAERDAARSRAEAREDANRMRSDAATQADRLVAEATSEGERIFQEATDSSNQLVGEATTEAERRRSEAAQTLASAQEHAARTREEAAQLRTDAEEASEKLLADAREEADRALDEARQAAAKRRADAAEQADQLINKAREEALRTATESEAQADTMVDAARKEAVRITSEATVEGNTLVERARTDADELLVGARRDATATRERAEEHRTRTEAEVEELHERARRETSEQMKTAGERVDHLMKVATEQRDEAEKKAKELLSDANSEAGKVRIAAVKRAESLLKEAEAKKAELIREAEKLRAEAEAEAKRTVDEGQRELDVLVRRRADINTEISRVQDVLEALESFEVPAGGGKTSGGGTLGAGIKAAAGAGTRAGGKQTEG